In Scomber japonicus isolate fScoJap1 chromosome 20, fScoJap1.pri, whole genome shotgun sequence, the genomic window CACACTGGTCGTGTATGGTGTAGGTGGTATGGAGGCGAGGGTTGAGACGAAGAGATACTGTGTGAGCATAAAAGTAGCCACGAAAAAGGGGACATGGCGGCTCCATGAGATGCTCTGCTATGGACTAGAGGAGATCGCCAGAGTGGACCATGCAGTGGACTCGGAGCGCCTGGAGAAGTTCTTCCCTGGTGTAGTCAAACCGGGGGAACTGACCCGCCCAGAGAAAGTTGAGTTACTTATCAGTACCCGGGAAGGTCGTCTTGCCCCCCAGCGGATGATGAGGTGCAGCGATCTGGTGTTGTGGGATGGTCCACTCGGAAAGACCGTCAGTGGCGTGCACCCAGAACTGTTTGAGGACATTGAGGTGACTGCACGCCACTCATCGACCCACTTTGCATGCTCCATGAAGGCGGAGTCCAGGAGGGTCGAGGTTCTCCATAACTACTACCCCAAGCCAAAGAGCAGCGTAGAAGTCGGAACTACGGCTGCGTGCAATGCTGAGGTCGTGAAGTGGTTGCAGTGGGACAGCATTGGGGCCGCCTGTAACCCTATGTGCGGTGGTTGTCGTTGTGGAAAGTGCGCCCCTGGAGGGAAGGAGATGTCGCTTGCTGACGAGCGAGAGTTAGAGATCATCAGGGGAGGTCTGACCTTCAAGTTAAGCGACAACCACAGCGACAAGCCCCACTGGGACGCCAGGTACCCCTGGAAAGAGAACCCCGCTACCCTGCCGAACAACCGTGATGCTGTCAAAGCGGCGTTCCTGAAATCGGAGAAGCGCCTCGAGAGGGATCCGAAGTGGAAGGAGGCTTACGCGAGGCAGGTGCACGACATGGTAGCCAGGGGGGCCGCAGTCAAGCTTTCCAGGGCTGCAATGGACAGTTGGAACGGAGCGGTGTGGTGGGTCAACCACCTGACAGCACCCAACCCACACTCCGTCTCCACTCCTGTAAGACTAGTCTGGGACAGCAGCCGGGAATTCAGGGGTGTTAGCCTGAATGGCATCCTTCTGAAGGGCCCAGACGTCTTGAACCCCATCCGGGCGGTCCTGCTCCGTTTCCGGGAGGGGGAGCACGCAGCGGTTGGAGACGTGTCCAAGATGTACAACTCGGTGTGGTTGGAGGATCAGGAGGTGCATGTCCATCGCTTCCTGTGGAGGGACTCTCCGGCAGATGACATCGAGGACTACGCCGTGGTACGGGTGAACATGGGGGATAAGCCGGCTGGTTGTATCGCCCAGGTGGCCATGAGGGAGACCGCCCATCTGCCCCAGTTCGCCAACAAAGTGGAAGAAAGACATGTTATTGTGGACAACGCCTATGTGGACGACATTCTGGTGTCCCACAATGACCCCCAGAGGCTGGGTGAGATCCTTCAGGGGGTTGAGGCCATTCTTGCAACTGGGGGGTTTTACCTTAAGCCATGGGTGCGGTCTGGCCATAGTGGGAGGCAAGGCAGTGTTCCCACCAAAACTGAGACTATTGTATTGCCCAACCAGCTGCGCGACGAGGACAACAAGGCCCTGGGAGTGGGTTACCACGTGGGGAAGGACAAACTTTTCCTCATGGTGGCAGTCAATTTCTCcacaaggaagaaaaagatgCGCACCGAGCTCGACCTCACCATGGAGGACATAGAGGAGAAAACACCGGATCCCCTTACCCGTCGTATGTTACTGAGCCAGGTAGCCGGACTGTATGACCCCCTTGGTCTGGCGACGCCCCTGAAGCAGAAGGGTGTCATTCTTGTCAGGAGGGCCTTTCAAGAGGCCGGCACATTGACTAAGGATACGTGGGATAAACCACTGTCTCGTGAGCTGCGTGGGAGGGCGATCGAGCTCTTCAAAGAGTATGCCCAGCTGAGTACCATCACTTTCCCCAGGAGTATTACACCTTCCGGCTGGCTGGGTAAACCCTGGGGGATTACATTTTCCGACGGGAGCTGTGACTCTTATGGGGCGGTTCTCTACCTGCGCTGGGAGACTTCAGGGGGTGTTGTGACCCGACTCGTGGAGTCAAAGGCTAAATTGACCCCCATCGACCAGAAGGGCGATGCTGTTAAAGCGGAGATCTGCGGAGCCGTCTTTGCTGCCCGGCTGAAGGGGTATGTACTGAAGCACGGGCGGCTGGAAGTGGGAAGATGGTACCACTTCGTTGACAGCCAGACTGTGTTGGGAGCCATCCAGCGGGAAAGTTATGGGTTCCAAACTTTCTTCGCTAACCGTGTTGGTGAAATCCAGAAGGCCGGACCTGTGACAGATTGGTGGTGGGTTCCCGGTCAGTACAACGTGGCCGACCTAGTCACGAGAGGGTGTTCCCCTGGGCAGCTTGATGGTGACTCCTCGTGGCAGAGAGGTCCCGAGTTCCTGACCAGAGCGGTGCAGGAGTGGCCCATGAAGTCTGCTGCAGAGGTGGCCTCCGGTACCAGGGAGGTGGTGAGTAAGCTCCAAAGGAAAGCTTTCTCTGCCATCGTTACAAGGGCTCGGGCAAAGAAGTTGTCTGCTTCAGGTGGTCCTACTGTTGTGGGCGCCATGGTCGGGGATGGTGCGATCACCTGGTCTCCTACAGTCGATGACAGGGGATCCTCGCCAGTTACTGCCACAGGGTCTTCTTCATCAGCATCTAGCGCCTGCAGTACGAAGAAGTTTTGGGGGTCAGCTCTTGTAAGTCAGATGGATCTTTCAAGGTTTTCTACACTAAACAGACTCTGTGGGGCTGTGGGATATGTTCGCAGAGCCGTGCACTCCTGGTTACTCTGCAGAGGTCGAACCGACGTGCGAGAACAGTGGGAGGCAGTACTCACAGTCCGGGAGCGAGAGGAGGCATTCAAAGACTTATGTCTCGCAGCCCAGACAGGTGTGACCTTTCCCACGACAACACTCAACCGTCTGGTTGTGAACAAGGACAGTGCAACGGGCCTCTTGTTGTGCCACGGCCGGATCCAGTCTGTTGATAAGGGGGGTTCTGGGGTCCCGCTGATCCCCTACAAGGAGCGGATCAGCACCCTCCTTGCTGAAGAAGCCCACCGTGCCAACCATGAAGGCGTTGCCGGTACCCTCCTTCGGATGAGGAAAAGGGCCTGGGTGGTGCAAGGCCCTAGACTCACTCGCAAAATTGTGGACTCATGTATTCATTGTCGGAAGTGCAAAGCCAAGTTATGCTCTCAAGTTATGAGCGATCTCCCTTCTGTACGCACCGGGCCAGCAGCTCCTTTCGAGTATACAACGCTGGACCTGTTCGGTCCATACACAGTCAGGGACGGTGTGAGGCGGCGCACAAAGAAGAAGGTCTGGGGCGTGGTCTTCAGTTGTATGGCCTCGAGAGCTATCCATGCAGATTTGGTCGAGGACCTATCAACTGAAGGCTTTCTCAAGACTTATCAGCGTTTCACCGCCCTAAGAGGTCATCCTCGTAAGCTCTGGTCTGACCAGGGCACCAACTTCGTGGGGGCCAGACCTGCGCTGGAGGATCTCTACAGCTTCCTGGCGGGTATCGACAAGGAGGAAGTCCAAAGGAGAGCAGTTGTGGCTGGGACTGACTGGGTGTGGGAGTTTAGCCCAGCGGACTCGCCGCATCGGAATGGGGCAGCGGAGGCAGCTGTCCGCGTGTTGAAGAGGTCATTGAGCAGTGTTGGTGAGGAGGGCGACTTGACCATCCTGGAGTTCCAAACCCTCCTCTACCTGGCTGCCAACCTTTCAAATGAGAGGCCGATCGGAGCCAGAGCTCAGGTTCTGGAAGAGACTGTGGACATTGTGACACCGAACTCGTTGCTGCTGGGTCGAGCGGGGCCTAGAGGTGACACCCAGGGCTTTGAATTCCCTACCTACCCGTTCAGTCGTCTGCGAGCAGTCCAGGTGGAGGTGGACAAGTTTTGGAGGCGTTGGAGCCAGTTGGCAGGACCTCACCTGTTCGTCCGGCAAAAGTGGCATGCCCCAGCCCGGAATGTCTCTGTTGGAGACCTGGTATGGGTTGCAGACCAAAACGCCCTCCGGGGTCGATTCAGGCTGGGTCGTGTCGAGGAGGCGTGTCCAGATGATAAAGGAGTTGTCCGAGACGTCAAAGTGAGGATTTGTCATAGTCTTCCTATCAGCCTGGCCCAAGCCAGGAAGGACAAGGAGCCGTGTCCTTCCACGGTACTACACAGAGACGTCAGAAGACTGGTGGTGTTGCTACCAgtagagcagcaggaggaggctgAACTTACTCCCCTAAGGGCTTGAAACTATGGACACTTGAATGCAGGACTCAGACCAAATCTGTGTCACTGGACAGTTacgttgttgttgtcatttgagAAGTGGCACATTATCTGTGTATTACATTGTTGTATTAATAATAGTTATTGTGGCCTACTTAGTCAAGGACAAGTAGCCCAAGTGGGAGGTGTGTGAAGTTTTCCTATTtttcaaacatgttattttgCCTCCTACTGtttatattgtttcatttataGCGCCCTCTAGCGGCAGCAGTAtaccttgtttttcttcttcggtggttatttttattatgactCGGTTTGACTGGTGAAGCTGAGCTGGTGAGTTGATGTACAAAGTAATTATAATTTGTGTTAAATATCATAGCTATGTCCGTGCCATTAACATAgtgatgtttatattttgtgtttttcagttgatTACCTGCTGCTGACGgcacaatcactgttttaagTGCTAAAATAAGCATGTGTGGAGTTGCTAATGGAGAAAAGAAACACGTGGAAAAGACAGAGATTGAGTGTTGGAGCTGAGTGTGACACTGTTTCGCCGGTCAAGCACACCCCGTGCGGTGGGATTTATTAATTTAAGACAGTTAGGTTAACAAAAAACCGTACAAATAAGCTGTGGCTTGACTCTGATTAATGGACTTGAGGCTCAAATCTTCCTATTACAAGACTTGAGACTtcatttggactttttttaaactcactCCATGATTTGAAACTTGACTTTTCTCAAACAACTCAAGACTTGATATTACTAGACTTGTTTTAGACTTGCCTTTAAGGATTTGAGAGTAGACTTGGGAGTTGTCCTAAATGAACAAACCTGACTTGAGATTTAACTTTGAGACTTTAAAACTCAGTCATGACTTGAACTTTGTCTCAATGGCTTTAGACTTGTTTATAATAAGCTGTGGCTTGACTCTGATTTATGGATTTGAGGCTCGAATCTTCCTATTACAAGACTTGAGACttaatttagactttttttaaactcGCTCTTGAAACTTGACTTTTCTCAAACAACTCAAGACTTGATCTTTCTAGACTTTTTTTAGACTTGCCTTTGAGGATTTGAGAGTACTCTGATTTATGGACTTGAGGCttaatttggattttttttaaagtacatgAAACTTGTTGTTACCTGAGTTGAAGTTTGATTTTGGACTTTGAACACTTGTTTTAGATTTGTTCTTAAAGAGTTGAGAGCAGACTTAGAGTTGTTTCGAATTAACAAACCTGACTCAGGACTTAAAAAGAATGACATGCGACTTTGCTTGTGCTTGTCTTTGAATGACTTGATTGAGAATTGGTTACAGATTTGATTAGAGGCTTCAGAACTTTTCCCAATGTGTTTAGACTTGTTTTACCAAGTTGTGGTTTGAATTATACTTGTGTCAAATGACCTGAGACTTGACTTTTGACTTCAGGTTGTTACGAGACTTTGAGAGAGATTTTACTTGGACTCATCTTGAACGACTTGAGAGTCTTGACTTGTTGTTGACTCAGATGCCTTAAGACTTAACTTGAGCTAGTCCTTAATGGCTTGAGAATTGATTAGAGATTTGACTCAAAGCTTCACACGTGACTTTAACTGATCCCAATCGATTTAGACTTCATTTAACAAGTTGTGGCTTGACTGATTTGTCTCAAGTGACTCGAGAATTGGTTAAAACGTACCCTCAAGGACCTGAGACCTTTTGACTTTAGGTTGTTACAAGACATTGAGATTGGACTTCGACTCGTCTTGAATGGTTTGAAAGCTGACGTGGAGTTGTCCAGAATGACCACGAAGTATAATTGAGAATGGCTGTTTAAACATGTAttaaccctcctcttgtccttgagtcaaggaagaagaaaggaaaggagggaggaaggaaggaaggaagggaggaagaaggaaggaaaggagggaagggaggaaggaaggaatggagaaagaaggaaggaaggaaggaaaagagagaggaagggaggaaggaaggaaaggagggagggaggaaggaatgaagaaagggggatggagggaggaaagagagaaggagtgaggaaggaaggaaggaaggaaggaaggaaggaaggaaggaaggaaggaagggtcctTGAGtcaaagaagaaagggaggaagaaggacagaggaaagtaggaaggtaatggggaggaaagaaagacaaggagggagggaggaaagaaggaaggaagaaagggaaatggaggaaggaaagaaggaagggaggaaagagaaggagtgaggaaggacaggcggaaggaaagcgggaagaaaggaaggaaagaaggaagagtcaaaacagacagggtcaatttgacccaggaggacgacaggaaggttaaacatctTTATTAAActctatcttttcttttctttctctctctcagagcGAGTGACCCCACCGAGCCGCCATCATGGCCCTGGTTCAGGCTCTTCCCATACCTGCTGAGCCCCACAACCCCGGCCTCAGCGGAGGAGCTCGCCGACGCCGCCCCTCCGGCTCCTCTCCCCCCATCAACGCTCCCCCCTCCACTCTGGATCCTATGGGTTCAGTCAGCAGCCTCATCGCCACCCGCCCCGGCCCCTACCAGGACCACCACCGCTCCGCCGTAGAGCTGGGAGCCAGGATCCGAAGGCCGACGCCCGGCgcttcctgtctgagctccGAATCTCCAGAGGACCCGTTACTGCAGAGCCGCACCCCTCCGGTGAAGAAACAGAGCTCCAccacgtccagcagggggctgGAGAAGGAGAGCGGGAACGGGAACTACGCCTATCTGAACGAGGACTATGTGGGCGACTGGAATGATAACCTGATGACGGCAGCGAGTCCTGGGAGCGAGTCAGACGAGACTAGAGGATCAGGGATGAATGGGAACATGGGGGGACCTCCTCCAAAACTGATCCCTGTGTCAGGAAAACTGGAGAAGGTGAGTCTGATTGGCTGCATGACTCAAATGTTTAGTTTACTTTTCAGTTAAAGTTCAAAGTTCATTATTGTTGGAACCAAACGTCTCACCTCAAGGGCTGTTTTagtgttctggagctttcaatcaTATTACATGACCTTCATCAGCACATCTGACTTGACTTTAACcgtcctgtcgtcctcccgggtcaaattgaccctgtctgttttgactgaaagaaggaaggaaagaaggtaggagggagtaaggaaaagaggaattgaggaaggtggggggggggaaagaaagagaaggagggagggaggaatggaggaaggaaagaaggacagaaggaaggaagaaagggggatggaggaaggaaagagaaggaagggaggaaagagagtggaaggaaagaaggaagggaggaaagagagtggaaggaaagaaagagagaagaaggaaggaaggaaggaaagaagaaacagtcaaaacagacggggtcaatttaacccaggatgacgacaggaaggttaatttaCATCCCCCTGTTGAcgctcctctctctgtgtcctcgtGTAGAACATGGAGAAAACCGTGCTGCGACCCACCGCCTTCAAACCCGTCATCCCTAAGAGCCGGACGTCCATGCAGTACCTCTCCCCTCGCCACTGTGCCAACGCCTCAGAAAGCCAAAACAACCTGAACCTGCTCAGCCCGTCTCACAGGGAGGTGTCTCCGTCGTGCTCGGAGAAGCGCAGCTCGTACAGCGGGGGGCGTAACGGCGGCGGCGGAGGCAGCAGCCAATCCTGCTCGCTGTCCGACTCGGGCCGTAACTCTCTGTCCAGCCTGCCGCCGTACAGCAGCGCCGGCTACGGCCCGGCGTCGGCCGAGGCCACCGGTGGACACCTGGAGCCGATGAAGAGCGCTCCGCCCGTCAACGCTCACGTGCACTCTAACTCAGACAGCGGGCGCTCGTCGTCCAGTAAGAGCACGGGCTCCGGGTCCATCAGCGGGCGAGGGCAGCCCCTGTCGGACAGCGGGTCCAGCGGGCGATCCCCCGGCCCGGTGGAGGGGTACGAGGGCGTGGTGAGAGACCTGGAGGACAagctgagggagagagagctggagctgcagcagctcagagacaATCTGGACGAGAACGAGGCGGCAATCTGTCAGGTAGGAAGAGATTATACACCCAACTTCactttaaagctttttattggatttaggctgaaataataatatcatcataatcagtcaaactttatttatacagcagcttttATACAGATTAATgtttaaagtgcttcacagttgattgacaagatgataataagacagaagaagtgacaacatgaagaaaaggaacaaaaacaaagaataaattacaaaagaagaaagaaaaaaatgataccaatgagaaaataagaatgatgaaaatgttttaaaattttaaatgaagtaagataaataaatatatatatatatatatatatatatatatatataataaattaataaacaatgagagacaaataagagaaaaggtttgttaaagggttagggttaaaaataggttaaaatcaattaaaaattaaaagtaaaatgaaataaatcagataaagttaaataaaagctAGACTGAAAACTGGGTTATGAAAGAGATTAATTGacaaaagaaattaaaacatcaaaataaatagaataaaaatataataaaaagacaataaaacaattcTTAATCAGAAGCCAGATTGAAACAGGAaggttttgtctttatttacagtattttaaaaatTCAACCCCTTTAACAGACAGcagatgacctttgacctctttgtgttttcaggtgtATGAGGAGAAGCAGAAGCGCTTCGAGCTGGAGTTGGAGGAGCTGAGGCAGGGCTGTGCTACCAGGATGCAGGTCGCCTCTCAGAAGGCCCAACGAGCCCAGCAGGTGCTTCAGCTGCAGGTCAGACCTCGCTGTGACTGACACTGTTGTCACTAAGCAACAAGAAAACAACTAAACATCTCTCTACagacacaataaataataataaaacaaccaaaaactAAACGGTCATAAGAGTTCATGAGTAGAAAACAGTCGAAATTAAGcacaagcccccccccccccccccccccccccatctactgacacatactgtagaagTGAAATTTGGGTCAGATTGGACATTGTATGTTGGAGTTATAAAGAATTCACTGCATCGCCTCGTCCACCAGGTGTAACTGAGGTGAAAGATTttgacaacttttcatcacTAAGGTCTTAAAATGACGCTGAGCTAATATGAAGTGGGTCGGGTCAAATCTCTAGGTAAAGTATGAGGTGTGAAAATGACGAAAATGAAGCCAAAATCGAAAATTTGAATCAAAATTGgccacttcctgttggacttagggtttggctccaagagacttttttgtgcatcttcaagggtcacataaagccaaatttgatctcatgtgggcaggaccaataaaaagatggaagggaggaaggaaacaaggatggaaagaagggaaaagtgataggaagaaaagaaaggagggaaggaaaagggattaggaaggaaggaaaaggaattaggaaggaagggaagaaaggaaaagaagacaagaaaggaaaagaagatgaaggaaaggtgataggaaggaaggatcgagggaaggaaggaaggaaaagggattaggaaggaccgagggaaagaaggagggaaggaaggaaggaaaagggattaggaaggaccgagggaaggaaagaaggaagaaaaagggattaggaagcaaggaaggaaggaaggaaaggaagaaaggaaaagaagatgaaggaaagatggaaggagggaaggaaacaaagaaggaaagaagtaagaaagggaggaaggacggacggagggaaggaaacaaagaaggaaagaagtaagaaagggaggatggaaagaagggcagatgacaggagggaaggaaggaaggaaaagaagacaggaaggaaagtggcccggattggacgccttggcgggccggttctggcccacgggcctcatgtttgacatcccttgTCTGCGTCAATCAGGAGCGAGGGGCCATTTTGCTCCGCCTATTACTGCAACCTATAAAATCCGACATTTTTTACCAGGTGTGACATGTGAGCAGTATTCATACATGTTTAGCTCTTCAGTTTCCTAAATTACTGGGGCACCTGAATGCATCATGAgcagtaacacctgtgctttacATAACAGCAGCATGGCTAATgaactgtggtgtgtgtgtggttgctgCTGCAGGTTTATCAGCTccagcaggagaagaagaagctgcaggaGGACTTCGCTCAGCTCCTGAAGGAGagggagcagctggaggagcgTTGCACCTCCTACGAGCACGAGAAGATCCAGCTGGGACCCCGGCTAGAGGAGACCAAGtgggaggtaaaaaaaaaccctgaccCAGCTGTGACGCAGCACAAAATACCGTAATGACCGTAATAAACTCATCTCAACTTTAAATGACCTCAATATTGATTTAATCATTTCCCGCTCGGCTCTAAACTCATTATCACATAACACACCGtaaagcaggggggtcaaacatgaggcccgtgggcccgtggaaggaaggagggaggaaggaaagaatccttccctccttccttcctcctttccttcctcccccctttcctttcttttcctttcctttctcccatccttccatcctccttttctttcttcctccttccttctttcctcccttccttcctccctccttactcactcctttccttccttccttccctcctttccttccttcttttcctttcttccatcctccctccctccctccttactcctttccttcctccctcctttcctttcttttcctttcttccatccttccatcctcctttcttcgctccctccctccttactcatttccttccttctttcctcccttcctcctgtccttccttgacctgaggacaacagtagggttaaGAAAGTGAGAGAATAATTGGATAGATAAAtgaatcatgaaaataattgccAACACAgcctgatttttattttatttcttttattttttaataagcaCCACTAGCTTTTCTTTTCTGACCTGATGATGCATCCTGGgtaacatctctctctctctctctctcctcaggtcTGCCAGAAGTCAGGTGAGATCTCCTTGTTGAAGCAGCAGCTGAAGGAGGTTCAGGGGGAGTTAGCTCAGCGTGTCGGTGAGATCGTCTCCCTGCGAGGTCAACTCAGAGAGACTCGTGGTGAGCTGACCAACACGCAGGTCCTTCTTCAGGAGGCCAGCGGCACGTCTCGAACCCGAACGCTGGAGCTGGAGGTCTGCGAAAACGAGCTTCAGCGCCGGAAGAGCGAAGCGGAGCTGCTCAGAGAGAAAGTCGGACGGCTGGAGGCGGAGCTTGTTCACCTCAGAGATGCTTTGGCCAATCAGGCTTCAGGAAACAGACAGTGTCAGGTGTTCCAGGAGGCGGAGGAGCAGCTGCTGGCCTACGAGAGCGACGAGGCGAAGGCTCAGCGGCAGAGCGGCGCCGAGGCTCTGCAGAACatgaaggctcagatggacaGGATGAGGACGGAGCTGGCCTTCGAGCGGCAGCGGGCCGAGCAGCAGGCGGGGAGCTTCGAGGAGGAGCGCAAGATATGGCAAGAGGAGAAGGACAAAGTGATCCGCTACcagaagcagctgcag contains:
- the LOC128381431 gene encoding leucine zipper putative tumor suppressor 2 homolog, which encodes MALVQALPIPAEPHNPGLSGGARRRRPSGSSPPINAPPSTLDPMGSVSSLIATRPGPYQDHHRSAVELGARIRRPTPGASCLSSESPEDPLLQSRTPPVKKQSSTTSSRGLEKESGNGNYAYLNEDYVGDWNDNLMTAASPGSESDETRGSGMNGNMGGPPPKLIPVSGKLEKNMEKTVLRPTAFKPVIPKSRTSMQYLSPRHCANASESQNNLNLLSPSHREVSPSCSEKRSSYSGGRNGGGGGSSQSCSLSDSGRNSLSSLPPYSSAGYGPASAEATGGHLEPMKSAPPVNAHVHSNSDSGRSSSSKSTGSGSISGRGQPLSDSGSSGRSPGPVEGYEGVVRDLEDKLRERELELQQLRDNLDENEAAICQVYEEKQKRFELELEELRQGCATRMQVASQKAQRAQQVLQLQVYQLQQEKKKLQEDFAQLLKEREQLEERCTSYEHEKIQLGPRLEETKWEVCQKSGEISLLKQQLKEVQGELAQRVGEIVSLRGQLRETRGELTNTQVLLQEASGTSRTRTLELEVCENELQRRKSEAELLREKVGRLEAELVHLRDALANQASGNRQCQVFQEAEEQLLAYESDEAKAQRQSGAEALQNMKAQMDRMRTELAFERQRAEQQAGSFEEERKIWQEEKDKVIRYQKQLQQNYVQMYRRNRELEQLLQELSHELESREEDEGSGNEINFDEIAATEI